Proteins from a single region of Ogataea parapolymorpha DL-1 chromosome IV, whole genome shotgun sequence:
- a CDS encoding Alpha,alpha-trehalose-phosphate synthase [UDP-forming], protein MVKGNVIVVSNRIPVTIKKTEDDENGKPRYDYTMSSGGLVTALQGLKNPFRWFGWPGMSVDSEQGRQTVEQDLKEKFNCYPIWLSDEIADLHYNGFSNSILWPLFHYHPGEMNFDEIAWAAYLEANKLFCQTILKEIKDGDVIWVHDYHLMLLPSLLRDQLNKKGLPNVKIGFFLHTPFPSSEIYRILPVRKEILEGVLSCDLIGFHTYDYVRHFLSSVERILKLRTSPQGVVYNDRQVTVSAYPIGIDVDKFLNGLKTDEVKSRIKQLETRFGKDCKLIVGVDRLDYIKGVPQKLHAFEIFLERHPEWIGKVVLIQVAVPSRGDVEEYQSLRAAVNELVGRINGRFGTVEFVPIHFLHKSVNFQELISVYAASDVCVVSSTRDGMNLVSYEYIACQQERKGSLVLSEFAGAAQSLNGALVVNPWNTEELSEAIYEGLIMSEEKRMGNFQKMFKYIEKYTASYWGENFVKELTRV, encoded by the coding sequence ATGGTCAAAGGTAATGTTATAGTGGTTTCAAATAGAATTCCAGTCACTATTAAGAAGActgaagatgatgaaaATGGGAAACCTAGATACGACTATACTATGTCATCAGGCGGATTGGTGACGGCATTACAGGGGCTCAAAAATCCATTTCGATGGTTTGGATGGCCTGGGATGTCTGTTGATAGCGAACAGGGAAGACAAACTGTTGAGCAGGATTTGAAGGAAAAGTTCAATTGTTATCCGATATGGTTGAGTGACGAAATTGCAGACTTACATTATAACGGCTTTAGCAATTCTATACTTTGGCCATTGTTCCACTACCACCCTGGGGAGATGaattttgatgaaattgcTTGGGCCGCTTATTTGGAAGCAAATAAACTATTTTGCCAAACGATCTTAAAAGAGATAAAAGATGGGGACGTTATCTGGGTACATGATTATCATCTCATGCTGTTACCTTCATTATTAAGAGACCAACTAAATAAGAAGGGGCTACCGAATGTCAAAATTGGGTTTTTCCTTCATActccttttccttcaagCGAAATTTACAGGATACTTCCTGTAAGAAAGGAAATTCTCGAAGGAGTGCTTAGTTGTGACTTGATAGGTTTCCACACCTATGATTATGTCCGTCACTTCCTTAGTTCAGTTGAAAGAATATTGAAATTGCGAACGAGCCCACAAGGTGTTGTCTATAATGATAGACAGGTGACTGTCAGTGCTTATCCAATTGGCATTGACGTTGACAAATTCTTGAATGGTCTTAAGACTGATGAGGTCAAAAGCAGGATAAAACAACTGGAAACCAGGTTTGGTAAAGATTGTAAACTTATTGTTGGGGTGGACAGGCTGGATTACATCAAAGGTGTACCTCAAAAACTCCACGCgtttgaaatttttttggaaagaCACCCTGAGTGGATTGGAAAAGTTGTTTTGATACAGGTGGCAGTCCCCTCACGAGGGGACGTTGAAGAATATCAATCTTTGAGGGCAGCTGTTAATGAGCTAGTGGGAAGAATCAATGGTAGATTTGGTACCGTCGAATTTGTTCCTATCCATTTTCTTCATAAAAGCGTGAACTTCCAAGAGCTGATATCTGTTTACGCTGCTAGTGATGTTTGTGTAGTGTCATCGACACGGGACGGAATGAATTTGGTCAGTTATGAGTACATCGCTTGTCAACAAGAGCGAAAGGGATCTCTAGTTTTAAGTGAATTTGCGGGAGCTGCTCAGTCATTGAATGGCGCTCTCGTAGTGAATCCGTGGAATACAGAAGAACTCAGTGAAGCCATTTACGAAGGCTTGATCATGAGTGAAGAGAAAAGGATGGGCAATTTTCAGAAGATGTTCAAGTACATTGAGAAATATACTGCAAGTTATTGGGGAGAGAACTTTGTGAAAGAATTGACGAGAGTGTGA
- a CDS encoding Subunit of the RNA polymerase II mediator complex → MQNSVLFVQNATPTTITTFHDLLSNELPQSLGPWNFELKIFLNNKFSRPANFEPNQIANRYLYTLQLSYYSNQTISIINNSKSIITKIPNTGTLFNDSSSPENSALIEHIKHGCANNMGTTMENFERLITKKLASLWTVKQTIKGEGGYGYIISVPGLNENGQNEKFRLRTSNCFLHGLFKGFLIEIEHLDDEIQQDDNLERNGLIVKFTNSINKIKSLIDLYKFPEGNLCFNVLNETKLDYLSDLCQQYCDALQF, encoded by the coding sequence ATGCAAAATAGTGTACTATTTGTTCAAAATGCCACACCCACCACGATTACCACATTCCACGATCTTTTGTCCAATGAATTGCCGCAATCGCTTGGCCCTTGgaattttgagctcaagatATTTCTGAATAACAAATTTTCAAGGCCTGCAAACTTTGAACCAAACCAGATAGCCAACAGATACCTCTACACTCTTCAATTGTCATATTATAGCAACCAAACGATTAGTATAATTAATAACTCGAAATCCATCATCACAAAAATTCCAAATACCGGCACACTTTTCAATGATTCTTCAAGTCCTGAAAACTCAGCACTTATAGAGCACATCAAACATGGATGCGCCAACAATATGGGAACGACAatggagaattttgagCGACTTATAACGAAAAAACTTGCCAGCCTTTGGACTGTAAAGCAAACGATCAAGGGAGAAGGAGGATATGGATACATTATTTCTGTGCCTGGATTGAATGAAAACGGtcaaaatgaaaaattcaGGCTGAGAACCAGTAACTGCTTTCTCCATGGATTATTCAAAGGATTTCTTATCGAAATAGAACACCTTGACGATGAAATTCAGCAAGACGATAATTTGGAGCGTAACGGTTTGATTGTTAAATTTACGAATAGCATCAATAAGATCAAAAGCTTGATAGATTTGTACAAGTTTCCAGAAGGCAACTTGTGCTTCAACGTTCTCAACGAGACTAAGCTGGACTATCTAAGTGACTTATGTCAGCAATATTGCGATGCGTTGCAGTTTTAA
- a CDS encoding Pre-tRNA-processing protein PTA1, producing MTTDLDSKQLDQLKEAEKLAFDHPNFFEQILDTTISICIGTPCNEFRLQYQCLSFIYKAFYEKKIESFELRSQQSVKVIQLLDYLIIRNEQRSPNYLIIQKCIDILNATYDLIFMQMVQNPNEDEWERLSDVKDYLLSQWPSSYPLQPYNPETDLSRSIACKTSLIKLIGKVIQVQLPASSSGIDIEHDISVSMIKSNHPFLLNSNLSSQAQNLLDNLFAVLNDDVLLPTAIFTTIMSTMMTLFKSRPKFLSNKFIMFVLAYESQLKIEPRFEREEKLKMKLIKRFNDRVDKCLISILLNKGFLAKDPGLRTRFENKFNYLVDKARDQRQKGILNVDDDDDPEVKEIKKQKVEAIQRNNMLFYNESKIARSHDYKSIYNLIKPNDQLTEFDMSSIPTDILVSMVVTALQKISAAKLVKGLTIVFDRYKDLTTNTDTAFQGIYIPPSNEGSLKRKRTEDDEDGVRRKIKADTGNETSNETDDTYSDDELKGEFLVPVPTEFSLNNKKEQLGLIISNFVKLSAQKVKQNKSSLDSSIQQNALDKLAISNWNEESWIKILSRLATRGLADYELANCMRNSVFNYFKDDMRNRIDGVIEWLNEEYYSEIRDTTGIQPLRDGNYMTYCAFTLDNLIPFLESSDRKLFIRLMSELPYLDKSLISKIRSLCKDPVRSKLGFQSLLYLIMFRPPVLHDCLGLLTDMLNDTSSDDALKRECSIYLKKYGPQQ from the coding sequence ATGACCACAGACCTAGATTCGAAACAGCTCGATCAATTGAAAGAAGCCGAAAAATTGGCATTTGATCATCCAAActtttttgagcaaattcTTGACACAACAATCTCTATATGCATAGGAACCCCATGTAACGAGTTTCGACTTCAGTATCAGTGTTTGAGCTTTATCTACAAGGCCTTTtacgagaaaaaaatcgagTCTTTCGAATTAAGAAGCCAACAGTCTGTCAAAGTGattcagcttctcgattATTTGATAATTCGTAACGAACAGAGATCTCCAAATTACTTGATTATACAGAAGTGTATTGATATTCTCAACGCTACATACGATCTTATTTTTATGCAGATGGTCCAAAATCCGAACGAAGACGAATGGGAACGCCTCTCTGATGTCAAAGACTACCTACTTTCTCAGTGGCCCTCTTCATATCCATTACAGCCATATAATCCGGAAACTGACCTCTCGAGATCAATAGCATGCAAAACTTCCCTGATCAAACTAATCGGAAAAGTTATTCAAGTTCAACTCCCGGCGTCTTCCTCTGGTATTGATATCGAACATGATATATCGGTCTCTATGATTAAAAGTAACCATCCGTTTCTTTTAAATTCAAATTTGTCGTCGCAAGCACAAAATCTATTAGACAATCTGTTTGCAGTCTTGAATGATGATGTTTTGCTTCCAACTGCAATATTCACCACGATCATGTCTACAATGATGACGCTGTTCAAATCAAGACCCAAATTCCTCTCGAATAAGTTTATTATGTTTGTCCTAGCCTACGAGTCGCAATTGAAGATTGAACCACGTTTCGAACGAGAAGAAAAGCTTAAAATGAAACTCATCAAAAGGTTTAATGACAGAGTCGACAAGTGCCTGATTTCTATACTTTTAAACAAAGGGTTCTTGGCAAAGGATCCGGGCCTGAGAACTAGATTTGAGAATAAGTTCAACTACTTGGTGGACAAGGCACGAGATCAAAGACAAAAGGGAATACTAAACGttgatgacgatgatgaccCCGAGGTGAAAGAGATAAAGAAACAGAAGGTTGAGGCTATACAGAGAAACAATATGCTATTCTACAACGAGTCCAAGATTGCCAGATCCCATGACTATAAATCCATATACAATCTGATCAAGCCAAATGATCAATTGACAGAATTTGATATGTCATCTATCCCAACAGATATACTGGTCTCAATGGTTGTTACAGCTTTACAGAAGATAAGCGCTGCCAAGCTGGTAAAAGGTCTGACAATCGTTTTTGATAGATATAAAGACCTTACAACGAACACCGATACCGCTTTTCAAGGAATATATATCCCCCCTAGCAATGAAGgatctttgaaaagaaagcgTACAGAGGATGACGAAGATGGTGTACGTAGGAAGATAAAGGCAGATACTGGAAATGAAACCTCAAACGAAACTGATGACACGTATAGTGATGACGAATTGAAGGGAGAATTTCTGGTTCCGGTACCTACTGAATTTTCTCTCAACAATAAGAAAGAGCAACTGGGACTTATTATAAGCAACTTCGTCAAGCTGTCTGCTCAAAAGGTCAAGCAAAATAAGTCAAGCTTAGATTCTTCGATACAACAAAATGCGCTCGATAAACTTGCGATCTCGAATTGGAATGAAGAGTCTTGGATTAAAATCCTTTCTCGACTTGCAACCCGCGGACTAGCTGATTATGAGCTAGCCAATTGTATGAGGAATTCTGTATTTAACTacttcaaagacgacatGAGAAATAGAATTGATGGAGTCATTGAGTGGCTAAATGAAGAATATTACTCTGAGATACGTGATACCACAGGTATTCAGCCATTGAGAGACGGAAATTATATGACATACTGTGCATTTACCTTAGACAATTTGATTCCATTCTTGGAATCGAGTGACAGAAAACTTTTCATCAGATTGATGAGCGAGTTACCTTACCTGGATAAGAGTCTCATCTCAAAAATTCGATCTTTGTGTAAAGATCCTGTTAGATCCAAACTCGGTTTTCAATCTTTGTTATATCTCATTATGTTCAGGCCACCCGTGTTACACGACTGTTTGGGGCTACTTACAGACATGCTAAATGATACAAGCAGCGATGATGCGCTAAAAAGGGAATGCTCGATTTACCTCAAAAAGTATGGTCCTCAGCAATAG
- a CDS encoding Nuclear cap-binding protein subunit 2, whose protein sequence is MMSSDLREFDAPNFKNSTFRLDRPSSYLLNKARRDEINGYSNLKKSMSSSTVYIGKLSFDTTEEQLFELFSNCGTIVRIIMGLDKHKLTPTGFCFIIFDTPSGALNSIKYLNKTKVNGRSMEIDLDPGFEEGRQFGRGADGGQRQPQQQYGHRYEHGRRDAFDRNGRSGYRNTRGRARGRNTYRERQRHHTVPQNRENYLPPQHQESQGYSEGQSEVPPHLMGEDFAPNVPNQELPPHLR, encoded by the coding sequence ATGATGAGCTCTGACTTGAGAGAATTTGATGCACCAAATTTCAAGAATTCTACGTTTAGACTTGACAGACCTTCTTCATACCTTCTCAACAAAGCCAGAAGAGATGAGATTAATGGGTACTCAAATCTGAAGAAGTCAATGTCTTCCTCGACAGTTTATATTGGGAAGCTTTCATTCGATACAACTGAAGAACAATTGTTTGAGCTATTTAGCAATTGTGGCACGATTGTGAGAATCATCATGGGCCTTGATAAACACAAGCTAACTCCTACAGGATTCTGTTTTATCATATTCGACACACCAAGTGGAGCGTTAAATTCAATCAAATACCTCAATAAAACGAAAGTGAATGGGCGTTCGATGGAGATAGATTTAGATCCTGGATTTGAAGAAGGTCGGCAGTTCGGTAGAGGTGCTGACGGCGGACAAAGGCAACCACAACAGCAGTATGGACATCGCTATGAGCATGGCCGAAGGGATGCCTTTGATAGAAATGGAAGGAGCGGATATAGAAATACCAGGGGAAGAGCGAGAGGCAGGAATACATACAGAGAAAGACAAAGACATCACACCGTCCCTCAAAACCGTGAAAATTACCTACCACCTCAGCATCAGGAATCTCAAGGATATAGTGAGGGCCAATCCGAAGTGCCTCCTCATTTGATGGGTGAGGATTTTGCCCCAAATGTACCCAATCAAGAGCTCCCACCCCATTTACGATAA
- a CDS encoding ER localized, heme-binding peroxidase involved in the degradation of heme has protein sequence MRSALSTQYRKEFNIPAKDDLGALGNRINAETKQVHDQIDTFVTMKFAIALRNQRVYRQGLQAFYHIFRHIEIALEREMEKDHKYSQIIKDIYKPVLCRTEPLRKDLMYFYEGQPQKFENPILPLQIEYAQYILESTKEKPYLLLAYMHVMYLALFAGVKILNSQVMKSLRLFPKVKGKSRDDALKEGTNFFTIDVPDTEELRAVYKRDYELQTRNNLSEDIKREIIEESKYIFEMTGRIVKEIEAHNMAKLQSSVTYQMRNSAHYVITAILMLSVCYFAKNMIAHILLK, from the coding sequence ATGCGGAGTGCTTTATCAACCCAATACCGTAAAGAGTTCAATATTCCAGCAAAAGATGACTTGGGGGCACTGGGTAACAGAATCAACGCTGAGACGAAACAAGTCCATGACCAGATCGACACATTTGTGACAATGAAGTTCGCTATTGCGTTGAGGAACCAAAGGGTCTACAGACAGGGGCTGCAGGCCTTTTATCATATCTTCCGCCATATTGAGATAGCTCTTGAGCGTGAGATGGAAAAAGACCATAAATATTCTCAGATCATCAAGGATATATACAAACCTGTTCTATGCAGAACAGAGCCTCTCCGCAAAGATTTGATGTACTTCTATGAAGGACAGCCACAGAAGTTTGAAAACCCGATCCTGCCCCTGCAAATTGAATACGCGCAATACATTCTTGAAAGCACCAAAGAAAAACCTTATCTTCTTTTAGCGTACATGCACGTGATGTATTTGGCATTGTTTGCAGGTGTCAAAATTCTGAACTCGCAAGTTATGAAGTCTCTCAGGTTGTTTCCAAAAGTCAAAGGCAAATCTCGTGATGATGCTTTGAAAGAAGGTACAAATTTTTTTACAATTGATGTTCCTGATACTGAGGAACTGAGGGCTGTGTACAAAAGAGATTATGAATTGCAAACAAGAAACAACTTGTCGGAAGATATCAAAAGGGAAATCATCGAGGAGTCAAAGTACATTTTTGAAATGACAGGAAGAATTGTGAAAGAAATTGAAGCACACAACATGGCGAAGCTTCAATCAAGTGTGACCTATCAAATGCGGAACAGTGCCCACTACGTAATAACTGCTATCTTGATGCTTTCGGTTTGTTATTTCGCTAAGAATATGATCGCTCACATCCTTCTTAAATAA
- a CDS encoding Inosine triphosphate pyrophosphatase: MPTVTFVTGNPKKLEEVVAILSDGSPQSVDGGSKVGNYIIKNEKLDLDEIQGSIEEVTIHKAKQAAKLLGAPVIVEDTCLGFNALNNLPGPYIKWFHQKLGLDGLNKLLYGFEDKSANAITTFGYCEGPDADVKLFQGVTTGEIVPSRGPQDFGFDSIFEPHGMGKTYAELRGPQKNRISHRSKALAKLKEFLLSQ; this comes from the coding sequence ATGCCCACAGTTACCTTTGTTACCGGTAATCCAAAGAAACTGGAAGAGGTGGTTGCAATTCTTTCAGATGGGAGTCCCCAATCTGTAGATGGTGGCTCAAAGGTAGGAAATTACATTATAAAAAACGAAaagctggatctggatgaAATTCAGGGATCCATTGAGGAAGTCACCATCCATAAAGCCAAGCAGGCAGCTAAACTACTAGGAGCTCCCGTTATAGTAGAGGATACTTGTTTGGGATTCAATGCTTTGAACAACCTCCCTGGACCATATATCAAATGGTTCCATCAAAAACTGGGGCTAGATGGTTTGAACAAGCTTTTATATGGATTTGAGGATAAATCAGCCAATGCGATTACGACCTTCGGTTACTGTGAGGGCCCTGATGCGGATGTCAAACTATTCCAAGGAGTCACTACTGGTGAGATTGTTCCCTCTAGGGGCCCTCAGGATTTCGGTTTTGATTCCATTTTCGAGCCTCATGGAATGGGAAAAACATATGCTGAGCTACGAGGTCCTCAAAAAAACAGAATAAGCCACAGATCCAAAGCTCTAGCAAAGCTGAAAGAGTTTTTGCTTAGCCAGTAG
- a CDS encoding quinone oxidoreductase, which translates to MTIPKTQKAVFFEENGDLDVIKYDDIPVPEIGEGDVLIKNKYAGLNYIETYFRTGLYPTEKPHILGREATGEIVKVGSKVNNLKVGDKVGYLSTATFAQYTRFPATGNILRLPSDATDENLKLVAGALLQGLTALTFIYEAYNVQKDDYILVTAAAGGVGLLLCQLLSKLKKAHVIAYASTDEKLKLAQEAGAEFLVNSSTTTYEEQVKKILDITGGKGVAASFDSVGRDTADLSLAVIGRKGTFVSFGNASGPVPPLQLGRLSAKNLKVVRPVLYGYITEHEEFEKYTNQLFHLIDSGELKIYISRVYPLEKYIDAAREFEGRKTTGKLVFEIPQ; encoded by the coding sequence ATGACCATCCCGAAGACCCAGAAAGCCGTCTTTTTCGAAGAGAATGGTGATCTCGACGTCATTAAATATGACGATATTCCTGTCCCTGAAATCGGAGAAGGAGATGTGTTGATTAAAAACAAGTATGCTGGCTTGAATTATATTGAAACGTATTTCAGGACAGGACTATATCCTACGGAAAAGCCGCATATTTTAGGCCGTGAGGCAACAGGTGAAATCGTGAAAGTGGGTTCTAAGGTAAACAATTTGAAGGTTGGAGATAAGGTTGGATATCTTTCGACTGCTACGTTTGCACAGTATACGAGATTTCCTGCAACAGGAAACATATTGCGTCTTCCATCTGATGCAACTGATGAAAATCTGAAACTGGTTGCAGGTGCATTACTTCAAGGTTTGACCGCATTGACCTTTATTTATGAAGCGTACAATGTGCAGAAAGATGACTATATTTTGGTCaccgcagcagctggaggagttggccttcttctttgccAGCTTCTttccaagctcaagaaagCCCATGTTATTGCTTATGCATCGACAGATGagaagctcaagctggCTCAAGAAGCAGGCGCCGAATTCTTGGTCAattcctccaccaccactTACGAGGAGCAGGTCAAGAAGATCCTTGACATAACCGGCGGGAAAGGTGTCGCAGCATCATTTGATTCGGTCGGACGTGATACAGCGGACCTATCACTAGCAGTGATTGGAAGAAAAGGGACGTTTGTCTCTTTTGGAAACGCTTCTGGCCCAGTTCCACCTCTTCAACTCGGAAGGTTGTCTGCGAAAAATCTGAAGGTAGTCAGACCAGTTTTGTATGGCTACATCACTGAGCATGAGGAGTTTGAAAAGTATACTaaccagcttttccatTTGATTGACTCAGgtgagctcaaaatttACATAAGCAGGGTTTATCCATTGGAGAAGTACATTGATGCGGCTCGCGAATTCGAAGGTCGCAAGACCACAGGAAAACTAGTTTTTGAGATACCACAGTGA
- a CDS encoding Serine/threonine protein phosphatase Z, isoform of Ppz2p yields MGNSPSKDGSSTSSVTTSGSSPDDPDPSRKPRPDKTHLTNELRSSKHNINTINDNSGRLMQTHTTATATDEINDDGTTSLVSPFDDENGVSSWMISKQPCPEDDNSYGLEIAASMAQTLNISRSPLRDVTEDVCSSLDSNTDSCFTNGSSSSISSTTTPPHSKETTLYPIAEQSKESTPDLKSSKISKSPNAAESLAHFLAKDVSKGNTVSFTKKPSTFAVNIDGVIERLVEAGLAKKSPKKFMVSGAEIKAICAKARDVFMRQPTLLELAAPVKIVGDIHGQFNDLIRIFKLCGFPPNANYLFLGDYVDRGKQSLETIILLLCLKIKYPENFFMLRGNHESANITKMYGFYDECKRRANLKVWKNLVDVFNTLPVAATIADRIFCVHGGLSPQLTDLNQIKKIQRPTDVPESGLLADLLWSDPQDPTQCSSKASLSVSGDWCENDRGVSYCFSRKVVQKFCDHFQFDLVARGHMVVEEGYEFYSKRKLVTIFSAPNYCGEFDNWGAVMNVNKKLMCSFELLKPFSVKRKK; encoded by the coding sequence ATGGGAAATTCGCCCAGTAAAGATGGCAGTTCAACCTCTTCTGTGACAACCAGCGGCTCATCTCCGGATGATCCAGACCCGTCGCGTAAGCCGCGACCTGATAAGACACATTTAACCAAcgagctgcgcagcagcaaaCACAACATTAATACCATTAACGACAATAGTGGTCGACTTATGCAAACGCATACGACGGCCACAGCTACTGATGAAATCAACGATGATGGTACGACCTCACTGGTATCCCCattcgacgacgagaacggcgtATCCTCTTGGATGATTTCGAAGCAACCTTGTCCTGAAGATGACAATTCCTACGGGCTAGAAATTGCCGCTTCCATGGCACAAACGTTGAATATATCGAGGTCCCCACTAAGGGATGTTACTGAGGATGTatgctcttctttggaCAGCAATACAGATTCCTGCTTTACCAAtggctcttcctcttcgaTTAGTTCTACCACCACTCCGCCACACTCAAAAGAAACTACTCTTTATCCAATAGCAGAGCAAAGCAAAGAATCCACACCGGATTTAAAGTCTTCGAAGATTTCAAAGTCTCCGAATGCTGCTGAAAGTCTGGCTCATTTTTTAGCAAAGGATGTCTCCAAAGGTAACACCGTTTCTTTTACAAAAAAGCCTTCTACGTTTGCAGTGAATATTGATGGAGTCATTGAAAGGTTAGTTGAGGCAGGATTGGCCAAGAAATCTCCGAAAAAATTCATGGTTTCTGGTGCGGAGATAAAAGCTATATGTGCAAAAGCGAGAGATGTTTTCATGAGGCAGCCGACCTTATTGGAACTCGCTGCTCCTGTGAAAATTGTTGGAGATATTCATGGTCAATTCAACGATCTCATTCGCATTTTCAAGCTATGTGGTTTTCCGCCGAATGCCAACTACTTGTTTTTGGGTGACTACGTTGACAGGGGTAAACAATCCCTAGAAACTATCATTCTTCTTTTGTGTTTGAAAATCAAGTATCCGGAGAACTTCTTCATGTTGAGAGGAAATCACGAAAGTGCGAATATCACCAAGATGTATGGCTTTTACGATGAGTGCAAACGTAGGGCGAACTTGAAAGTTTGGAAAAACCTCGTTGATGTTTTCAACACCCTTCCCGTTGCGGCTACGATTGCAGATCGTATTTTCTGCGTTCATGGAGGACTATCCCCTCAGCTGACGGATCTGAATCAGATCAAGAAAATTCAACGACCTACAGACGTTCCTGAATCTGGCCTACTGGCAGATCTTTTGTGGTCTGATCCGCAAGACCCAACACAATGTTCTTCCAAGGCTTCTCTTTCTGTGAGTGGAGACTGGTGTGAAAACGATCGAGGCGTTTCATACTGTTTCAGTCGAAAGGTTGTTCAGAAATTTTGCGACCATTTCCAGTTTGATTTGGTTGCCAGAGGCCACATGGTGGTTGAGGAAGGTTATGAATTTTATTCTAAACGGAAGCTTGTAACTATTTTCTCGGCACCAAATTATTGTGGTGAGTTTGACAATTGGGGCGCTGTCATGAACGTCAACAAAAAGCTCATGTGTTCATTTGAACTTCTCAAACCTTTTTCCGTCAAAAGAAAGAAGTAG
- a CDS encoding class E vacuolar-protein sorting and endocytosis factor, protein MFNWLFGKRLTPQEQMRKNQRQLERTQRELEREKMKLQQQEKKLIQDIKKSARANQMKAIKVQARDLIRTRKQVEKFDKMKTQLQAISLRLQTMRSSNQMTSSMKDAARLLNGMNGQMNIQGLSRITMEFQKSMDIMDQKQEMVDDVMDDLMDDEIDVDDEEEIDEVVGKVLDEMGIDLNTKLLDSVPEGIGHVSVETNTGSKNQAMAVGVDGGLDDDLQARLNELKR, encoded by the coding sequence ATGTTTAATTGGCTTTTTGGTAAGAGGCTTACGCCTCAGGAGCAAATGAGAAAAAACCAAAGACAACTAGAGAGAACTCAGAGGGAACtagaaagagaaaaaatgaagctacaacaacaagaaaaaaagttgaTACAAGATATCAAAAAGTCTGCAAGGGCCAACCAAATGAAAGCTATCAAGGTCCAGGCCCGGGACCTGATAAGAACAAGAAAACAAGTGGAGAAGTTTGATAAAATGAAAACACAGTTACAAGCGATTTCACTCAGATTACAAACTATGAGATCATCTAACCAGATGACCAGTTCCATGAAAGATGCCGCCCGACTGTTAAATGGTATGAATGGGCAAATGAACATTCAAGGGTTGTCTAGAATAACCATGGAGTTTCAGAAATCTATGGACATAatggatcaaaaacaagagATGGTAGACGACGTTATGGATGACCTaatggacgacgagattgatgtggacgatgaagaggaaATCGACGAGgttgttggcaaagtcCTGGACGAGATGGGAATTGACTTAAATACAAAGCTCTTGGATAGTGTACCCGAGGGCATTGGGCATGTGTCCGTAGAGACAAATACTGGGTCCAAAAATCAAGCAATGGCTGTCGGTGTTGATGGTGGGCTTGATGACGATTTGCAAGCGAGACTGAATGAGCTAAAGAGGTGA